The Chryseobacterium sp. JV274 sequence ATCAAAAAAATGGCTTCTATTGGGCGAGCTGCCTATGTATAACCAATCAGAAAAAGAAAATACACCCACAAACTTAAAAACAGATAATAAAGCAGTTAAATCAGATTCTAATTTTGACACCCTATTATCAGAAGTAAAAGAATTAAAGAAAAGCCTAGAAGCACAAAAAAAACAGAACGAAGATCAAGCTAAAGCAATTATTGAATTTATAGAGAAGGAAAGAATAGCGGTTTCGGATCTAATTCTAGATCTTAAAAATAGTTTAACGCAAAAAAAGGAGAAAAGTTAAGCTGTATTTAATTAAGATTAAACTTAACTAAAAATATCTCTCTTCGGAACCTTTCAAGTGTTTCGTCAATATCCATATTTTGCAATATATCAATATCATATTTCTCAAATTTAAATATGACTTTTTTAATTTTAGTCATTATTATTTCATGATTATCAATATACTCTTCGGATTCAATCAATTTCTTTCGAAACATTCTCCTGTTTTTTTCAAGCAGCTTCTCTAAAAGTAAATAATCGTAGCTTTTCATCTTTAAATCTGGTGTTTGTTGGATTTTAACTGCTCGTTCTCTTGTTTTAATCTTTTTATTTCTTCTTTTAAGTCATTTTTAAAATGATCAGAAGCATTTTCGTCCAGCCTTAGCCATCGTATGTATTTTAAAAGCCACATATATAAAAGAGCCCCTGCGGCTGAGACAATAAAAAAAGTCCAACTATTTACTTTTAAGAAATCAACTTTTCCTCCTAAAATAGGAGAAAAATATACAGTGCCACTATAAAAAGAGGTCAATAGAGGAAAAAAATAAAGTTTAGGGTTAGGCCTAAATGATACAGCTAGTAGTATTAAAGCGGGAGAAATAAACAACGTAACAAGCCAAATATCTACCGTAACAAGCACTCCTTGTGAGTCCTTTAAAGTGTCCATTCCAGGGACATATCTTTTAAAAACAACATCTATACAAGGTAAAATGGCCGATACTATTAAAAGAACCGACCCTATTTTTGCAGATTTTGATTTTTTGATTTTATTTTCTTGGAGGAACGTCTTTTGGATCTCCTTCATTTCCTGGATCTAGATTTGTATCCGGATCATCTGCCATAGTTGCGTTACCACTTTTCACAATGATAGTATCACTGACTGCTTGTGGTTCAGCATCACGACTTTCAGTACCAGATTTGTTTAACTTAAATTTTTCTTGGTTACTCTTTTTAACTGATTCTATTGCATCTTCCCTCACCTCTTCATCACGATCAGAAGAACATGAATTAATTAAAATTGTAGCAGCAACTCCTGCAATAATTAGTTTTAGTGTTTTCATTGTTAATCATTTATAAATTAAACTCAAAAATACTAATTATATAGTGATGCTAATTACTTATTAACTTCATATCCTTGTTACGAATATAATATATTATTTCAATAAACAATGATTTTTACACATGTATAGCAAATCTTTTTTCTCACACAATACGTATTTATACGGATTTATTACGGGTATCCGTAAAATGTGAATATTTTTTAATTTTTATATTTGTGAAAAATTAATCATGAAACTTTCAATTATAATGTTGTTACTATTTTTGTTAAATACTCAAATAGTTAAATCACAAACATTTTCCTCTGTTGATCAATTGTCAAGCTATGTGGGAAAAAAGTTTTCAGATCTAGAATCAGGTTTAAGTATTAAAAGTAATTATAAAACAACGTCTTTAGGTATTGAACGCCGTTCTTATGATTTTGAAACATACTCGGTGATAGTCTCAGAATCTGACGACATTAAAACAATACAAGAAATATCTATTTATACAAATAAAATAAAAAACATTCAGGAGATATGGTACAACATAGTTTCCGAAATGAACCGTAATAAAAAGTATGAATTTATCAAATCATTTGTGGCAGATCGTGATGATAAAATAACTACAAATAGGCTTGATTACCAACAGCTCATTACTTTGTTACGCAAATCCTTCAAATCAGATGAATGGATCTATGAGGCTAAATATAAAAACAAAGATACTTATTATCTCATATCTTGTTCCCCTGTCAGTGTTGATATAAAAATACGAAACACACCTTTCGAAAAACAATCTTATGAAAATGAAAAGTAAAATAATAGTTATAATATTTTTAGTAACTACTTCCTTTTTTTCAGCTCAAGAATTAAAATATGAAGAAGTCGTGCCGGTTGATTCTACAGTGACAAAACAGGAGTTATACAATAGGGCGAGAGATTGGATTACAAAAAGCCTGAAAGATGACGGAGAAGTATTTACAATTGAAGATAGCAATGAAGGAGAAATAACAGGCGGTGGAAAACTGAGATATTATACAAAAAAAATATATGTTGGTGCTCTGTGTACTATAGGATATGTAAATTTTAAAATAAACATATACTTAAAAAATGGTCGCTATAAATATATTATTCACTCATTAGTTCATGAGGGCACTAACTGCAGGCCAAAAAGTGCAATAAATTATGGGCCGTTAACCACTAATGATAAACCCGACAAAACCAATGATGTTTTTCTGAGAAAAGGTCCATGGAATGACATAAAAGAAAAAACTGATGAAAAAATTAAATTGTTAATTTCCGATTTAAAAGAAGCAATGAATAAAAAACATGAGACATCCAACAACTGGTAAAAATAAAGCCCCAAACGGGGCATCTTTTATTATACGACGTGTTTTGTCGTAATGCTTTGTGATATTTGTTGAAAAGTAATAAGTATCAAATGTTCGTTTTTTTGAAGAAATAAACTACTTTTGCAAACTTTTTGCTTTTTGAGCTAATAATTGTATCTTTAAAAAAAATAAATGCTATGTATAACTGCTTTGATGTTGCAAAACAATTTCTAAAGTTAGCTAAAGAAGATGGACAGGTTCTTGAGCCAATGAAGCTTCTTAAGTTAACTTACATTGCACATGGTTGGTTTCTTGGCTTTTACGACAAACCTTTGATAAAAAATAGTGTTCAGGCTTGGAAATACGGCCCTGTAATCCCTGAATTATATCATGTTACAAAACGATTTGGACATAGCAATGTTGATATTGAAATTGTCGATCTGTATTCAGAAAATAAATTATCAAATGAAGATAAAGCTTTTTTAAAAACAATTTGGAACGCCTATAAAGGATTTACAGGTCTACAGCTTTCAACTAAAACTCATATGAATAACACTCCATGGAAAGAAGCTTATGACCCAAAAGTGTACCACAAAGTTATTAGTAACGAAATAATTAAAGAGCACTATAAAAAACTAATTGATGAGCGAAGATAATACAACGCCAACTAACCATGAAAACCCGACTCCAGAACAAGTAAGTGAATTCTTCAATGAATTTAATCCGGAAGACGAAACTCTTGGAGAAGAAGAAATTAGTGAAGCATCAGGAGAACTAATTGTAGAGTCTGACACTTCTACAGATTCCAGAGATTTTATTAAACACGAGGAATTAAGATTGAAAGTTTTAGAGTTCAAGTTGAAAAAGAAGACTCAACTTAAAGAAAGTCATTCAAAATTTAAGGATAAAAAAAATGAACGAAGACTAAGAAAGGAAAATGCAAAAAAGGCTTTTTGGTTCTCCAGTATATGGGCCGTTTTTATTGCTTTTTTTATACTATTACACGGTTTTAAAGTTTTTAAAATACCACTTCTATTTAAGACCGTTGAATTAGAGTTTAAAATCTCAGAAACTGAATTTATGTTTGTATGTGGAACTTTAACAGCATCAATCCTAATATTCTACTTAACAGTTATTAAAAATTTATTTCCAAATAAGATTGAAGAGAAACAATCTTCAGTAAATAAAGAAAACTAAGGCCTCATTACGAGGCTATTTTTATATCTATTTTTTTATATTTGCTGAATAATTGTAGTAAAAAAATAGTAAAAAACATAGTAAAAATGACATTTTTTCATGTTTTTAAAAATCACAAACTACTGATTATCAATTATATTTAATTTCAAGTAAAATGTATAAAGTTTTTGTCAACGA is a genomic window containing:
- a CDS encoding DUF4468 domain-containing protein, whose translation is MKSKIIVIIFLVTTSFFSAQELKYEEVVPVDSTVTKQELYNRARDWITKSLKDDGEVFTIEDSNEGEITGGGKLRYYTKKIYVGALCTIGYVNFKINIYLKNGRYKYIIHSLVHEGTNCRPKSAINYGPLTTNDKPDKTNDVFLRKGPWNDIKEKTDEKIKLLISDLKEAMNKKHETSNNW
- a CDS encoding Panacea domain-containing protein, translating into MYNCFDVAKQFLKLAKEDGQVLEPMKLLKLTYIAHGWFLGFYDKPLIKNSVQAWKYGPVIPELYHVTKRFGHSNVDIEIVDLYSENKLSNEDKAFLKTIWNAYKGFTGLQLSTKTHMNNTPWKEAYDPKVYHKVISNEIIKEHYKKLIDERR